Within Candidatus Methylomirabilota bacterium, the genomic segment GGTGGTGGACGGCCTCCTGCTCGGGCACTGGTACCTCACCGACCGCGGGCTGTCGAGGGGACCCATCAACCGTTCCACCTCGTTCCTGATGATCGCGGTGCTCCTGGAGGCGGCGGCCGTCGTGGCGGGGGGATTCGGTCCCACCAGGACGACGTCGAACTTCAACCCCCTGCTCACCTCCGCCGGGCTCGCGTCGTGGATCGCGCTCGGGATGGTCGGCGCTACCGCGCTCATCGCGGTCCTGATTCGCGCCGCGCTCAAGGGTCCCCGGGCCTCGGCGGTGCAGGCCGCCACGGGCTTCTTCTACCTCGCCGTCATCACCGCGTTGACCGCGGAATTCGCGGCCAAGGTTCGGTTCCTCCGGTAGCCATGGTGGCAGTGGTGATGATCGTCGGGGCCCTCCTCGAGTTCGCCGCATGGTGGATCGTCTCCCGGAAGGGGATCAGCATCTGGGTGGCCATGGGGATCGCCCTTCCGGCCCTGGGCATCGCGGCCGTCGCGGTCGGGGAGCCGTCGCTCTCGCCGGCGGTGAGCGGCGGCGTCGCCGTCGCCTCGGGCGCGGCGGCGGGCGTCGCCCTGTACCTGGCGACCCGGCTGTTCGTGGTCGCCATCCGGCCGTGGCGGACCTTCCAGCGCCATTCGGTCGAGGTGTACGCCCACCAGGCGGGGCTGCCGCTCGTCGCCGCCATCGTGCTCGCCGCGGCGGTGATGGCTCCCGGCGAGGAGCTGTTCTGGCGCGGCCTGTTCCAGGCCAAGTTGAGCACTGTCCTCGACGGCCGGACGGCGGGGGCCGCCATCGCGTGGGCGGCGTTCGCGGTGGCCAACCTGCCCAGCCGCAATCTGGCCATCATCGCCGGGGCGGTGGTGGGGGGAGCGATGTGGTCGGCGCTTTGCTGGTGGACTGGGGGCGCGTTGGCCAGCATCGTGTGCCACGCCCTGTGGACGGCCCTGATGCTCGGGTTTCCCGTAGTTCGCGTACCCGTCGGTGGACGGGCGTGACCGACGGGCTCCCGGCAGAGTTCGAGCGGATCCTTGAGCGCGGGGCGTTCTGCTCCATCGCCGCGGAGACCAGGCGCGGGCCCCACCTCACACCGCTCGTCTTCGCGTGGTCCGACGGGCGGGTGTGGCTCACGACCTCCCGCGGATCGGTCAAGGCCCGGGCGTGGCGGGCGGACCCGCGGGTGGCGGGGTTGGTGCGAGACGAGACGGGGGCGGTCACGTTCACTGGCCGGGCGGCGGCGTATGACGTGCTCGACCCCTCCACCTGGATCCGGACGGCCGTTCGGATGCCGGCGGTGACCGCGGCCTCCGTCAGGTTCACCGCCAAGAACGCCAGGTTCTTCGCCGGGTATGCGGTGGATGCACGGCGCGTCCCGTTGGCGTGGACCCCTCCGGGGCGAGTATTCGTGGAGATCGTCGTGGAGCGCGCCGCCCTTCTCGACGGCCGCGAGGTGCCCGAGCTGTGGGGAGCGTGGGGCGCCTCCCATCCCCAGGCCGAGACCTTCCGGGCGCGGCGGGGCGGGACCGAGGCGTTCGCCGCCCTCCCGCCGGCCGTCCGGAGCAGCCTCGGCGGGAGCGGTCCGGCGGCGCTCGGCATCGCCGGCTCGCGGGGCTCGATCGTGCTGCCGGCCCGGTGGGCCGAGGAGGGGCCGGACCTGTATGCGGCGATGCCCCGGGACTCCCTGGCGATCGTCGGCGCGAGCG encodes:
- a CDS encoding pyridoxamine 5'-phosphate oxidase family protein, which produces MTDGLPAEFERILERGAFCSIAAETRRGPHLTPLVFAWSDGRVWLTTSRGSVKARAWRADPRVAGLVRDETGAVTFTGRAAAYDVLDPSTWIRTAVRMPAVTAASVRFTAKNARFFAGYAVDARRVPLAWTPPGRVFVEIVVERAALLDGREVPELWGAWGASHPQAETFRARRGGTEAFAALPPAVRSSLGGSGPAALGIAGSRGSIVLPARWAEEGPDLYAAMPRDSLAIVGASEAPVPVALAVDRASSWRAREMFGAMAQGIGQAFLPDRLRAGGRSAEEMVRRTGTDPEGAALVRIRPGRLVWWRGWSSGSVTIG
- a CDS encoding CPBP family glutamic-type intramembrane protease; its protein translation is MIVGALLEFAAWWIVSRKGISIWVAMGIALPALGIAAVAVGEPSLSPAVSGGVAVASGAAAGVALYLATRLFVVAIRPWRTFQRHSVEVYAHQAGLPLVAAIVLAAAVMAPGEELFWRGLFQAKLSTVLDGRTAGAAIAWAAFAVANLPSRNLAIIAGAVVGGAMWSALCWWTGGALASIVCHALWTALMLGFPVVRVPVGGRA